A region from the uncultured Macellibacteroides sp. genome encodes:
- the purT gene encoding formate-dependent phosphoribosylglycinamide formyltransferase codes for MVKIGTPMSPVATKVVLCGSGELGKEFVIELQRYGVEVIALDKYPNAPAMQVAHRSYVVSMLDGARLREIIEKEKPDYIVPEVEAIATTTLIELEKEGYHVIPTAKATYLTMNREGIRRLAAEELGIPTSPYRFAATFEEFTEAVKTIGMPCVVKPIMSSSGHGQSVIRKEEDIKHSWEYAQEGGRAGAGKVIVEGFVNFDYEITQLTVRHINGTSFCEPIGHVQVDGDYRESWQPQAMTLAAREKAREIATKITDALGGRGIFGVELFIKGDDVIFSEVSPRPHDTGMVTMISQDLSQFALHARAVLGLPVPNITFHGPSASRAVVVEGDSNQLQFGNLENVLSLPDTQMRFFGKPEVHGHRRMAVLLARGASLEEARAKTGAAYEALEITL; via the coding sequence ATGGTAAAAATAGGTACACCCATGTCGCCGGTAGCTACTAAGGTAGTATTGTGCGGATCCGGAGAATTAGGTAAAGAGTTTGTAATAGAATTACAACGATACGGAGTAGAGGTGATTGCCCTCGATAAATATCCTAATGCTCCTGCCATGCAGGTGGCTCACCGCTCTTATGTGGTATCTATGCTTGACGGAGCACGCTTACGCGAAATTATAGAGAAAGAAAAGCCCGATTATATCGTTCCGGAAGTGGAAGCTATCGCTACTACTACGCTTATAGAACTTGAAAAAGAAGGGTATCATGTTATCCCTACTGCCAAGGCGACTTACCTTACCATGAATCGTGAAGGTATCCGCCGTCTGGCTGCCGAAGAACTGGGTATTCCAACTTCTCCATACCGCTTTGCCGCGACATTCGAGGAGTTTACCGAAGCTGTTAAAACCATCGGTATGCCTTGTGTGGTTAAGCCTATTATGAGTTCTTCGGGTCACGGACAGAGTGTTATCCGCAAAGAAGAGGATATTAAGCACTCCTGGGAGTACGCACAGGAAGGCGGACGTGCAGGTGCCGGTAAAGTTATAGTAGAGGGTTTTGTGAATTTCGACTATGAAATCACGCAGCTCACGGTTCGTCATATTAACGGTACATCTTTCTGCGAGCCGATCGGACATGTGCAGGTGGATGGCGACTACCGCGAATCTTGGCAACCTCAGGCTATGACTCTTGCAGCCCGTGAAAAGGCCCGTGAAATAGCAACTAAGATTACTGATGCCCTGGGAGGAAGAGGTATTTTTGGCGTTGAGCTATTCATCAAGGGCGACGATGTTATTTTCAGCGAGGTATCACCTCGTCCTCACGATACCGGTATGGTAACAATGATTTCGCAGGACTTGTCTCAGTTTGCGTTGCATGCGCGTGCCGTACTGGGATTGCCTGTTCCTAATATCACTTTCCACGGACCATCTGCTTCTCGTGCGGTTGTGGTAGAGGGCGACAGCAACCAATTACAATTTGGGAATCTGGAAAATGTACTTAGCCTGCCCGATACGCAGATGCGATTCTTTGGCAAACCCGAAGTGCACGGACACCGCCGGATGGCTGTGTTGCTTGCCCGCGGTGCCTCTTTGGAAGAAGCACGTGCCAAAACCGGAGCAGCTTACGAAGCATTGGAAATTACGTTATAA